In a genomic window of Caloenas nicobarica isolate bCalNic1 chromosome 1, bCalNic1.hap1, whole genome shotgun sequence:
- the LOC136003066 gene encoding histone H2B 1/2/3/4/6 has translation MPEPAKSAPAPKKGSKKAVTKTQKKGDKKRKKSRKESYSIYVYKVLKQVHPDTGISSKAMGIMNSFVNDIFERIAGEASRLAHYNKRSTITSREIQTAVRLLLPGELAKHAVSEGTKAVTKYTSSK, from the coding sequence ATGCCTGAGCCGGCAAAGTCCGCCCCCGCGCCCAAGAAGGGCTCTAAGAAGGCGGTGACCAAGACGCAGAAGAAGGGCGACAAGAAGCGCAAGAAGAGCCGCAAGGAGAGCTACTCCATCTACGTGTACAAGGTGCTGAAGCAGGTGCACCCCGACACGGGCATCTCGTCCAAGGCCATGGGCATCATGAACTCCTTCGTCAACGACATCTTCGAGCGCATCGCCGGCGAGGCGTCGCGCCTGGCGCACTACAACAAGCGCTCCACCATCACGTCGCGGGAGATCCAGACGGCCgtgcggctgctgctgcccggcgAGCTGGCCAAGCACGCCGTCTCCGAGGGCACCAAGGCTGTCACCAAGTACACCAGCTCCAAGTAA
- the LOC136003048 gene encoding histone H1.01, whose amino-acid sequence MSETAPAAAPDAPAPAAKAAAKKPKKAAGGSRARKPAGPSVTELITKAVSASKERKGLSLAALKKALAAGGYDVEKNNSRIKLGLKSLVSKGTLVQTKGTGASGSFRLNKKPGEVKEKPPRKRAAAAKPKKPAAKKPASAAKKPKKAAAVKKSPKKAKKPAATAAKKAAKAPKKAAKAGRPKKTTKSPAKAKTVKPKAAKPKAAKPKAAKAKKAAPKKK is encoded by the coding sequence ATGTCGGAGaccgctcccgccgccgcccccgaTGCGCCCGCACCCGCTGCCAAGGCCGCCGCCAAGAAGCCGAAGAAAGCGGCGGGCGGCTCCAGAGCCCGCAAGCCCGCGGGCCCCAGCGTCACCGAGCTGATCACCAAGGCCGTGTCCGCCTCCAAGGAGCGCAAGGGGCTCTCGCTCGCCGCGCTCAAGAAGGCGCTGGCCGCCGGCGGCTACGATGTGGAGAAGAACAACAGCCGCATCAAACTGGGACTTAAGAGCCTCGTTAGCAAGGGTACTCTGGTGCAGACCAAGGGCACCGGCGCCTCCGGTTCTTTTCGCCTGAACAAGAAGCCTGGAGAAGTGAAGGAAAAACCACCCAGGAAgcgggcagctgctgccaaacCGAAGAAGCCTGCAGCTAAGAAGCCTGCCAGCGCAGCCAAAAAGCCCAAGAAAGCGGCAGCGGTGAAGAAGAGTCCCAAGAAAGCCAAGAAGCCGGCGGCCACCGCGGCCAAGAAAGCGGCTAAGGCTCCTAAGAAAGCAGCCAAAGCTGGCCGCCCCAAAAAGACAACGAAGAGCCCGGCCAAGGCAAAGACAGTGAAGCCCAAAGCAGCCAAGCCCAAGGCGGCCAAGCCCAAAGCAGCCAAGGCGAAGAAGGCAGCGCCCAAGAAGAAGTAA
- the LOC136003064 gene encoding histone H2A-IV, with product MSGRGKQGGKARAKAKSRSSRAGLQFPVGRVHRLLRKGNYAERVGAGAPVYLAAVLEYLTAEILELAGNAARDNKKTRIIPRHLQLAIRNDEELNKLLGKVTIAQGGVLPNIQAVLLPKKTDSHKAKAK from the coding sequence ATGTCCGGCCGCGGGAAGCAGGGCGGGAAGGCGCGGGCCAAGGCCAAGTCGCGCTCGTCGCGGGCCGGGCTGCAGTTCCCCGTGGGCCGCGTGCACCGGCTGCTGCGCAAGGGCAACTACGCGGAGCGGGTGGGCGCCGGCGCCCCGGTCTACCTGGCGGCTGTGCTGGAGTACCTGACGGCCGAGATCCTGGAGCTGGCGGGCAACGCGGCCCGCGACAACAAGAAGACGCGCATCATCCCCCGCCACCTGCAGCTGGCTATCCGCAACGACGAGGAGCTCAACAAGCTGCTGGGCAAGGTGACCATCGCGCAGGGTGGGGTGCTGCCCAACATCCAGGCCGTGCTGCTGCCCAAGAAGACCGACAGCCACAAGGCTAAAGCCAAGTAA
- the LOC136003060 gene encoding histone H2A-IV gives MSGRGKQGGKARAKAKSRSSRAGLQFPVGRVHRLLRKGNYAERVGAGAPVYLAAVLEYLTAEILELAGNAARDNKKTRIIPRHLQLAIRNDEELNKLLGKVTIAQGGVLPNIQAVLLPKKTDSHKAKAK, from the coding sequence ATGTCCGGCCGCGGGAAACAGGGCGGGAAGGCGCGGGCCAAGGCCAAGTCGCGCTCGTCGCGGGCCGGGCTGCAGTTCCCCGTGGGCCGCGTGCACCGGCTGCTGCGCAAGGGCAACTACGCGGAGCGGGTGGGCGCCGGCGCCCCGGTCTACCTGGCGGCCGTGCTGGAGTACCTGACGGCCGAGATCCTGGAGCTGGCGGGCAACGCGGCCCGCGACAACAAGAAGACGCGCATCATCCCCCgccacctgcagctggccaTCCGCAACGACGAGGAGCTCAACAAGCTGCTGGGCAAGGTGACCATCGCGCAGGGTGGGGTGCTGCCCAACATCCAGGCCGTGCTGCTGCCCAAGAAGACCGACAGCCATAAGGCTAAAGCCAAGTGA
- the LOC136003081 gene encoding histone H2B 1/2/3/4/6, with amino-acid sequence MPEPAKSAPAPKKGSKKAVTKTQKKGDKKRKKSRKESYSIYVYKVLKQVHPDTGISSKAMGIMNSFVNDIFERIAGEASRLAHYNKRSTITSREIQTAVRLLLPGELAKHAVSEGTKAVTKYTSSK; translated from the coding sequence ATGCCTGAGCCGGCAAAGTCCGCCCCCGCGCCCAAGAAGGGCTCTAAGAAGGCGGTGACCAAGACACAGAAGAAGGGCGATAAGAAGCGCAAAAAGAGCCGAAAGGAGAGCTATTCTATCTACGTGTACAAGGTGCTGAAGCAGGTGCACCCCGACACGGGCATCTCGTCCAAGGCCATGGGCATCATGAACTCCTTCGTCAACGACATCTTCGAGCGCATCGCCGGCGAGGCGTCGCGCCTGGCGCACTACAACAAGCGCTCCACCATCACGTCGCGGGAGATCCAGACGGCCgtgcggctgctgctgcccggcgAGCTGGCCAAGCACGCCGTCTCCGAGGGCACCAAGGCTGTCACCAAGTACACCAGCTCCAAGTAA